The nucleotide window GGGGGTTGGCGATTGGGTTGCTAGGGGAGGGGAGTGGCGATAGGTTTGGTTCAgtgtctttttcttcttcttctttttgttgttgttgttgttgttgttgttgtcaattttcctgtttttttttttccaaaaaaaataaaattttaaaatgatttaactaaaaattggatgaaatgttgaggATTTAGACGGTAGGGGGGAAATTGgcgaaaaaaaaagtttatatccttaattttctataataaaaaaaatagagagtgAATCAAAAGTTAAGCACAAATTCAAGGGCAAATCACTAGTATACccaatttaataaattatctTAGAGTTTGGGTACATGATAGGTAGTTAATGCAGAAAATTCTGATTGAACTGAGTGGTGAGAACATTGAGAAGCTGGTTCTCAAACATGTACATCAAATTACAGTCAATTATCTGATAGATTTATGGAAAACAGATCAAAGGATAGAATGGAACATCAGACGGCATTCCGGCATTTCAACTGCATCcaaagatcaaatataaacaGAAACTTATGAtcattatttgaaaaaaataaataaatctaaGTTTAAGTTAATGGAGTGGAAGATGTAAGACGGAAGAAATAAAAGATCTTACACAAGTTGGAGAGCTGTCTGGTCATGGCGAGAGTaatggttattattattattattattcgcCTCCAAGATTACAGGGAGGAAGTTCCTGTCGTATGACTGTGAAGGCATTGACTGATCATAAGAAGTTCCTTGAATCATATTTGTTTGCTGCTGTTGTGCCCTCTCATTTTCAGCTATCTGTATGTACCACGCATGCAACCTTAATTATTAATAAACTAAGCATCTTAAGTAgtctaattaattttttagtgTGGCTTAATTATGTggttgaagagagagagagagagagagagagagagagagagagacctttGCTCTCAGATAATTGTTATGGTTTTGCAGGTCGATCTCCTGCACAATGTGCACATAATATTAGTTTTTCAGAACAGCAGGATTTGAGTTTCATTTTAAGAATTTGCACAAAAAGAGTCTTGTATTATTGTAGAAATAATATAGTGCAATTTCATGCTAGAGAGTAGGAGAGACAAAAGTTACCCTCTTTTGCATAAATTCGATTTCAGCAAACAGCATTTCGTTCTGGGGACACATTCGAGCGCGTCAGTTGAGATTCTGAGTGTAgataaaaagtgaaaaacttcaacaaatttcaaatcaaagTAGGGAAAGTGCACTACCTTTTTGGATCTTATCCTGCTGATCCCTTTCTCCAGTCTTCCTTCTAGGTTCTTGAGTTCCTTGATGTTCAAAGTGCTAAGAGCTTCACCCAGTATATGCCTGGAGACGACATAAATCATTATATCATAATACACTGCAGATATTAGATGAACATATAccttaataaaattatttgtagtTTACCTGTTTGAGTTCTGGATTTCGCGAATCTGTCTTCGTAATTTAGATGATTCCTGCTGATAAAACTGAGGCCATGCATGTTGTGATAGCGTTAGAAAAACCCATATATAAAACTAAGTTTGACTAACAACCTGTTAACTGAACTGTTTCAAACATTTTCTTAACATGATTGGCAAGGGGGTTATTCTCTATCAAACCATCCTAAATTAATCATCTAGCTATATAGGAGAAAAGGAAgcttattaatttatataaaaactaCTAGTTTAGACTGATGCTAGAAAGTTTCTGCCTAATTATGGGTTTGTAACTTTATACTGTTACAAAAAGATATGAGAAGCCAGATTATTAGGGTTTCattcaagaaaatatatgaaaatctcTTGCAAGCATGCTAGAACATATCTTCTTTAGAACATACacccttaaaaaaataaaaatcattgtCTAAACAGAGTTTACCTGAGTGTTAGCTTCAGAAACAGATCCACCATTCGTAGAATCAGTACATGCTTTTTTGTACCTATCAATCGTTGCTCTAACGCTGCAAAGTGAAAGAAGAAAGACAACAAGGTAAAACCTTACGATCATTTTGTTTGGTTAAAAAACATTATGATTTTCAACGGAATTGCTTATCCTCAAAGGCACCCTTAATAAAATGAAGGAGAGTTCAAACTAGATATAGAAGGAATGCCACAGAATCCCAATGAACTTCAAGTTAGAATTGTTCAAGCATGTTTGTACAGAATTATGCAATTGTGTAGCAATTAGATGCATAAATTAGTGGCACCTAAGCATTGTTGCCCTACAAAGGGATAAGCTAAACGCCTAGAGGCCAACCATAGCACATCATTTTCAGTCAAAGAGAGCTGCCGCACACATCCAGAGACACCAAAAACCTATTATTGTCttgttctcttctctcttttgtgCAATTATTAGTCTCACCATGcatgattgcaaatttgcagtataacaacaaaacaaaacaaaaaaccccaATAATCCGTGAAGCTTTTACATATTTTCTCCATGAAACATCATCACATCCTTGTTTTCAAGCAACATAGgagccaaaacaaatttattgGTTTAAGGATTTCTGAGGCTTGGTCATGTGGAGAGCAATTGTGGACTTTGGTTCTTGAAGATCAAAGATTATTGCTTTTCATGAAGGTAAAATTCTTAACATCCTCATCTGTATTTTAGATGTTATTGGATCTCATAAAAGAATTGAGATTCCAATATGTGTTGTCTTCTTTCCATTAAAACCTTAGCCTAGACACGTacatacatacacacacacacacaaaatccTGGCCCTAACTAGTTAGCTCTTAGAGCTCATGAAGAGATTAGAAGCCGATCGTAACATATTCCGATGAATAAGTAAACtatacattttcttcttttttatgagAGTAAATTAACTATACTAAATAGATTGTTCCAAATAATCAAGAACAGTAGATATGGATGCCCTATACACAGTATTGAATATGAACTAAAATGATCTTTTGTTATGGAAGTCAATAAAAAGACAAAGTCTCAGAATTCAGCAAAATAATCAAAGCTccaaaaacacacacacatccaCCCAGAGACACATACAGTCAGAGACAAAAGCACCATTGGAGAGCATAACAAAAGCACCATACATACGGCGAAAAccaccatatatatataatagtttCCATTTTAGTTGAAACTTTCTCTGCTGCTTTGGATAAAGCAAGCTTAGAGCTGTACCATCAAGGATTTTCAACTTAAACTATgggaaacaatttttttttttcttgcataattttAAGGAGTTTTGACATATAACGTTGAAGAATAACTTATTTCAACAATATTAATAATGAACCGTATGTGATCATGTCCTACTTTTCATATGCTCTCCTGAGATAAACATGTTTAACTGATATTATATAAAAGAAGTTATTGTTCTTTCATTTCTTGATCTCATATTTTATGAATTCTTATAGAATTGCTGGTttatttcttggttttttttagcATTTCATAAATTGAGTGATTTTTAATGGAATGTAAGAATGATGAATATAGTCAACAAACAAGagagttttagttttaattaatttatggtTTAG belongs to Prunus dulcis unplaced genomic scaffold, ALMONDv2, whole genome shotgun sequence and includes:
- the LOC117613387 gene encoding agamous-like MADS-box protein MADS1; this translates as MIVRFYLVVFLLSLCSVRATIDRYKKACTDSTNGGSVSEANTQFYQQESSKLRRQIREIQNSNRHILGEALSTLNIKELKNLEGRLEKGISRIRSKKNEMLFAEIEFMQKREIDLQNHNNYLRAKIAENERAQQQQTNMIQGTSYDQSMPSQSYDRNFLPVILEANNNNNNNHYSRHDQTALQLV